The Haloplanus sp. CK5-1 genome contains a region encoding:
- a CDS encoding NAD(P)/FAD-dependent oxidoreductase: protein MSTHVAIVGAYGSAGVAAAQRLVDVDGVELTLVDDGDPGGGLCILRGCMPSKEVLSAAEHRFAARHDPRLDGPLPDVDLGAVVERKDEHTSDFAAHRRAAVEALTEREGIEFRHEPAAFVDDRRLEVGDRTIEPDYVVVATGSTVSLPDLPGIDDVPVRTSADVLDATAFGDSGVVMGFGYVGMELVPYLAEAGGMDLTIVEHDARPLDEADPPFGDALLEYYREAFGLTVLTETNERRVEPTDDGGVRLFVDGDEEGSERAIEADELFAFTGRRPALDGVGLEHTDLDPGPGWVEDTMQARDDDRVFVVGDVNGREPILHVAKEQGVTAAANIRAHRDGDLLEPYENVHHHVVFSGLGVLPFARVGHSATTAREAGHDHVVVTREASSDGVFKTKNVADGLGRLVVGTDGTVLGWQGLHYHADAMAKTMQVAVELGLDVRDLPDRAYHPTTPEILDGLFRDAAAELGD, encoded by the coding sequence ATGAGTACCCACGTTGCAATCGTCGGTGCATACGGCAGCGCCGGAGTCGCGGCCGCACAGCGACTCGTCGACGTCGACGGCGTCGAGTTGACACTTGTCGACGATGGCGACCCCGGCGGCGGCCTCTGTATTCTCCGTGGCTGTATGCCCTCAAAGGAAGTCCTCTCGGCCGCCGAACACCGCTTTGCGGCCCGGCACGACCCCCGCCTCGACGGCCCGCTCCCCGATGTCGACTTGGGGGCGGTCGTCGAGCGCAAGGACGAGCACACGAGCGATTTCGCCGCCCACCGGCGGGCCGCCGTCGAGGCGCTGACCGAGCGCGAGGGCATCGAGTTCCGCCACGAGCCGGCGGCGTTCGTCGACGACCGGCGCCTCGAGGTCGGGGACCGGACGATCGAACCGGATTACGTCGTTGTCGCCACCGGCTCGACGGTCAGCCTCCCGGACCTCCCCGGCATCGACGATGTCCCCGTTCGGACCAGCGCCGACGTTCTTGACGCGACGGCCTTCGGTGACTCCGGCGTCGTCATGGGCTTCGGTTACGTTGGGATGGAACTCGTTCCCTATCTCGCCGAGGCGGGTGGAATGGATCTCACCATCGTCGAACACGATGCCCGTCCGCTGGACGAGGCCGACCCACCGTTTGGCGACGCCCTGCTCGAATACTACCGCGAGGCGTTCGGCTTGACCGTCCTCACCGAGACCAACGAACGGCGCGTGGAACCGACCGATGACGGTGGTGTTCGGTTGTTCGTCGACGGGGACGAGGAAGGGAGCGAGCGGGCCATCGAGGCCGACGAACTGTTCGCGTTCACTGGGCGTCGCCCCGCACTCGACGGGGTGGGACTGGAGCACACCGACCTCGACCCGGGTCCCGGGTGGGTCGAGGATACGATGCAAGCGCGCGACGACGACCGGGTGTTCGTCGTGGGCGACGTCAACGGGAGGGAACCCATCCTCCACGTCGCCAAGGAACAGGGGGTCACCGCCGCGGCGAACATCCGCGCCCACCGGGACGGCGACCTGCTCGAACCCTACGAGAACGTCCACCACCACGTCGTATTCTCCGGGCTCGGCGTTCTCCCATTCGCCCGCGTGGGCCACTCTGCGACGACCGCCCGGGAGGCCGGCCACGACCACGTCGTCGTGACGCGGGAGGCATCGAGCGACGGTGTCTTCAAAACAAAAAACGTCGCCGACGGCCTCGGGCGCTTGGTCGTCGGAACGGACGGAACGGTGCTCGGCTGGCAGGGCCTTCACTACCACGCCGACGCGATGGCCAAGACGATGCAGGTCGCCGTCGAGTTGGGGCTGGATGTCCGCGACCTCCCGGACCGCGCTTACCACCCGACGACGCCCGAGATACTCGACGGGCTGTTCCGTGACGCTGCCGCTGAACTGGGGGACTAG
- a CDS encoding cupin domain-containing protein gives MESFIVSDAAADVSDDEESIEKLRTDAVSLEIMTFEEGDEDPMHAHGEDEIYHVDSGNAKLNVEGETRDVSAGDVIHLEPGTDHQFLEFEDKLVMTVLYAPAKGSAE, from the coding sequence ATGGAATCATTTATTGTAAGCGATGCTGCAGCGGACGTTTCGGATGATGAAGAGTCAATTGAAAAACTTCGAACTGATGCCGTCAGCCTCGAAATAATGACCTTTGAGGAGGGCGACGAGGATCCGATGCATGCCCACGGCGAAGATGAGATCTATCATGTTGACTCCGGGAACGCAAAACTCAACGTTGAGGGAGAGACCCGCGATGTCTCTGCGGGTGACGTGATCCATCTTGAACCGGGAACCGATCATCAGTTCCTTGAGTTTGAAGACAAACTTGTTATGACTGTGCTGTACGCTCCAGCTAAGGGATCGGCTGAGTAA
- a CDS encoding TIGR00266 family protein has translation MDYEFSHRPSYTHLTVSLQQGESIIAEPGAMVGHSTTVDVETETSRDGLLSSAKSMLGGESMFTNTFVAREGSGQVTLAPPTPGDMMAHELRNGTLYSTDGAFVAGTEGIDIDSEVGGLKSMLSGAGITPLALKGSGTVFIDAYGGLEKLELAAGESYVLDNEHLIAWDDTIEYSTRRVGDLKSTLLSGEGLVFEFTGPGTAWYQTRDMDSLVEVIAPRLPNQDSGNGIELE, from the coding sequence ATGGACTACGAATTCTCACACCGACCGTCGTACACGCACTTGACCGTCTCACTACAACAGGGTGAATCAATCATCGCTGAACCCGGTGCGATGGTCGGTCACTCGACGACTGTTGATGTCGAGACTGAAACGAGCCGCGATGGATTGCTCAGTTCAGCTAAATCGATGCTGGGCGGCGAATCGATGTTTACCAACACGTTCGTTGCCAGAGAGGGGTCAGGACAGGTTACCCTGGCACCGCCAACACCAGGAGACATGATGGCCCACGAACTCAGGAATGGAACACTGTATTCGACTGACGGGGCGTTTGTCGCCGGAACAGAAGGTATTGATATCGATTCGGAGGTCGGTGGTCTCAAATCGATGCTCAGCGGGGCCGGGATCACGCCGCTCGCACTGAAAGGTAGCGGCACAGTCTTTATTGACGCATACGGCGGCCTTGAGAAGTTAGAGTTGGCCGCAGGCGAATCGTACGTTCTGGATAACGAGCATCTTATCGCGTGGGATGACACGATCGAGTACTCCACTCGACGGGTTGGCGATCTAAAATCAACGCTGTTGAGTGGTGAAGGGCTTGTCTTCGAGTTTACTGGCCCTGGGACAGCGTGGTACCAGACCCGTGATATGGACTCACTGGTGGAGGTCATCGCTCCGCGACTGCCGAATCAGGACTCAGGCAACGGCATTGAGTTGGAATAA
- a CDS encoding IS701 family transposase has protein sequence MMPITDFLSCTHVFDEFESLSSAQCHHAKTYATGLVAASNKTVAGIAREVLPAGDKRALNKFLTEYNWDEQQFNHERLEELQKHGETRWSKDGYIILDDTITEKAGDDVPGVGHFYDHAEGDTVWGQDLIYAFYADDKTAYPLTFRLYEKQDEDDQNHDTKYDLAREIVTELEDEVGVPADTYLFDSWFAHDSDLPERIESYDKDWIGPLRSNRQVTYAGEEISVDALAERIDTVERNVEDETYHIWTKKLPVSQLGDVKLVLAEKETDEENEKNPVKYLATNKIDAPTEHIIRSYGMRWRIETFFEDSKQDLGLGDCEMQTDEGASRHWHLLMAAYSLVRLDPDLSALGTVRSKASSLRANLEHSLKEAVYNLLSWVRDNDDRSVDDLMEDIDHLFVHSTADANVQS, from the coding sequence ATGATGCCGATTACGGACTTCTTGTCGTGCACGCACGTGTTCGACGAGTTTGAGTCGTTGTCATCTGCGCAATGTCATCACGCGAAAACCTACGCCACCGGTCTTGTTGCGGCCAGCAACAAGACCGTGGCAGGCATCGCACGCGAAGTCCTTCCAGCTGGAGACAAACGCGCTCTCAACAAGTTCCTCACCGAGTACAACTGGGACGAACAGCAATTCAACCACGAACGCCTCGAAGAACTCCAAAAACACGGTGAAACACGCTGGTCAAAGGATGGCTACATTATCCTCGACGACACGATTACCGAGAAAGCCGGGGACGACGTCCCCGGCGTCGGCCACTTCTACGATCACGCTGAAGGTGACACTGTCTGGGGCCAAGACCTCATCTACGCCTTCTACGCCGACGACAAAACCGCCTACCCACTCACCTTCCGCCTCTACGAAAAACAGGACGAAGACGACCAAAATCACGACACCAAGTACGATCTCGCCCGCGAGATCGTCACCGAACTCGAAGACGAGGTAGGTGTCCCGGCGGACACCTACCTCTTCGACTCGTGGTTCGCCCACGATTCTGACCTTCCTGAACGCATCGAATCCTACGACAAAGACTGGATCGGCCCGCTCCGGAGCAACCGACAGGTGACCTACGCCGGCGAAGAGATCAGCGTCGATGCGCTGGCAGAGCGCATCGACACGGTCGAGCGTAACGTTGAGGACGAAACCTACCACATCTGGACAAAGAAGCTTCCCGTCTCCCAACTGGGAGACGTGAAGCTGGTCCTCGCTGAGAAAGAAACTGACGAAGAAAACGAAAAGAACCCGGTCAAGTACCTCGCCACGAACAAGATCGACGCACCGACCGAGCACATTATCCGCTCCTACGGGATGCGGTGGCGCATCGAGACGTTCTTCGAGGACTCGAAGCAGGATCTCGGCTTGGGAGACTGCGAGATGCAGACCGACGAAGGTGCCAGTCGGCACTGGCACCTTCTGATGGCTGCCTACAGTCTCGTCCGTCTTGATCCCGACTTGAGCGCCTTGGGGACGGTTCGCTCGAAAGCGTCATCGCTTCGAGCGAACCTCGAACACTCCCTGAAAGAAGCCGTGTACAACCTTCTCTCGTGGGTTCGAGACAACGATGATCGTAGCGTCGACGACCTGATGGAAGATATTGATCACCTCTTCGTTCACTCAACAGCCGACGCTAACGTTCAAAGCTGA
- a CDS encoding FaeA/PapI family transcriptional regulator, with product MQQELIDVTRPESAYLNAVRDHEPAATSEIADSVGVTRQGADYRLRQLEDEGKVQSKMVGNSLVWMLVDEE from the coding sequence GTGCAGCAAGAACTGATAGACGTGACTCGCCCCGAGTCGGCCTATCTCAACGCCGTCCGTGACCACGAGCCTGCGGCGACGAGCGAGATCGCCGACTCCGTCGGTGTGACCAGGCAGGGGGCGGACTATCGACTACGACAGCTTGAGGACGAGGGGAAGGTCCAGAGTAAGATGGTGGGTAACTCTCTCGTATGGATGCTCGTCGACGAGGAGTGA
- a CDS encoding tyrosine-type recombinase/integrase, translated as MATSTKSYRVRIGGVADGGNPTPDLSPRAAFERWLGRLRASKADLTVSGYHYQLKLFIEFCEQEGITSIDDLSGWDIDTYETHRRKKGVELNSLSKELGTLKRFLEYCARIEVVDESLPEKVDPPDVPRDAQVDETRLEPHRASALLSYYDEHAYGTRPHALLTLAWYVGARLGALRGLDIDDYDSDEAYLEFIHRPREDTPLKNGADGERAVGLSREVCDVLDAYLEGERHENYDDYGRRPLFTSEVGRGSRSAIRSWTYLATVPCLHTECPHGHDPETCEYLDYSKSSQCPSSRSPHQVRTGSITWQLNRGVPIEAVAERVNTSVRTLKRHYDQPTKREELEERRREHVDKLGFDEDEDDQDAVGENGGEQE; from the coding sequence ATGGCGACGTCCACAAAGAGTTACCGCGTCCGGATCGGCGGAGTCGCCGACGGTGGAAATCCTACACCCGACCTGAGTCCGCGGGCGGCCTTCGAGCGATGGCTCGGTCGGCTCCGTGCATCTAAGGCCGACTTGACTGTCTCCGGCTATCACTACCAGCTCAAACTCTTCATCGAGTTCTGCGAGCAGGAGGGTATCACTTCGATCGACGATCTCTCCGGATGGGATATTGATACCTACGAGACGCACAGACGCAAGAAAGGCGTCGAACTCAACTCGCTCAGTAAGGAGTTGGGAACGCTCAAGCGCTTCCTGGAGTACTGTGCCCGGATCGAGGTCGTCGACGAGTCGCTTCCCGAGAAGGTCGACCCACCGGATGTCCCCCGCGATGCACAGGTTGACGAGACCCGGCTGGAACCCCACCGAGCGAGTGCGTTGCTTTCGTACTACGATGAGCATGCCTACGGGACCCGACCCCATGCGTTGCTCACGCTGGCGTGGTACGTCGGTGCACGGCTCGGCGCGCTTCGTGGGCTTGACATCGACGACTACGACAGCGACGAGGCGTATCTTGAGTTCATCCACCGGCCGCGGGAAGATACACCGCTGAAAAACGGTGCTGACGGTGAGCGCGCCGTAGGGCTCTCGCGGGAGGTCTGTGATGTCCTTGATGCCTACCTCGAAGGAGAGCGTCACGAGAATTACGACGACTACGGTCGTCGACCGCTGTTCACGTCCGAAGTCGGGCGTGGATCCCGTTCGGCAATTCGGAGTTGGACGTACCTCGCGACAGTCCCCTGCCTGCACACCGAGTGCCCGCACGGGCACGATCCCGAGACCTGCGAATACCTCGACTACTCGAAGTCAAGTCAGTGTCCGTCTTCGCGCAGTCCGCACCAGGTCCGGACCGGATCGATCACCTGGCAGCTCAATCGTGGCGTCCCGATCGAAGCGGTCGCTGAGCGTGTGAACACGTCTGTCCGGACGCTGAAGCGCCACTACGATCAGCCGACCAAGCGCGAGGAACTCGAGGAGCGTCGTCGGGAACACGTCGACAAACTCGGATTCGATGAAGACGAGGATGATCAGGATGCCGTCGGCGAGAACGGGGGTGAGCAGGAGTGA
- a CDS encoding CBS domain-containing protein: protein MDIADIATSEYIEIDVDERLGKVQSIFERENPKGLIVTRDGEYAGVIGERDLVRSRIEDDTKADVLMRSAPRVDRTEDVREVARVLVEGGTKVAPVYEGDALWGIVTADAILEAVLDSLDALTVDQIQTDDVVTIGEKSHVGQAINRLREHGVSRLPVVDEDGLLVGILTTHDIVDFVVRDPDRQGRGDRRGDLDRMLDLPVYDLMTSPVLTTLGTETVEDAVRQMLDNDVSGLVVTPSGEDGDSVAGVLTKTDVLRALTFTEEDRMDVQITNVKLLDTISREEIVEGITGVADKYQKMQVHHAHVRFHEHKEKLRGTPLIQCQIRLRTNHGQVGGSGEGYGADHAFHVAADTLERNVLELKGLRADEQYRGQLLRKLGEL from the coding sequence ATGGACATCGCCGATATCGCGACCTCGGAGTATATCGAAATCGACGTCGACGAACGACTGGGGAAGGTTCAGTCGATCTTCGAGCGCGAGAATCCCAAGGGGCTCATCGTCACGCGGGACGGCGAGTACGCCGGCGTCATCGGCGAACGGGACCTCGTCCGATCGCGCATCGAAGACGACACCAAGGCCGACGTACTGATGCGGTCCGCGCCACGGGTCGACCGCACCGAGGACGTGCGCGAGGTGGCGCGCGTTCTCGTCGAGGGCGGGACGAAGGTCGCCCCCGTCTACGAGGGCGACGCCCTCTGGGGGATCGTCACCGCCGACGCCATCCTCGAGGCGGTGCTCGACAGCCTCGACGCGCTGACGGTCGACCAGATCCAGACCGACGACGTGGTCACCATCGGCGAGAAGTCCCACGTCGGGCAGGCGATCAACCGTCTGCGCGAACACGGCGTCTCCCGACTGCCCGTCGTCGACGAGGACGGCCTCCTCGTCGGCATCCTCACCACCCACGACATCGTCGACTTCGTCGTCCGGGATCCGGACCGACAGGGTCGTGGCGACCGGCGTGGCGACCTCGACCGGATGCTCGACCTCCCGGTGTACGATCTCATGACCAGTCCCGTGCTGACGACCCTCGGGACCGAAACCGTCGAGGACGCCGTCCGACAGATGCTCGACAACGACGTCTCCGGCCTGGTCGTCACGCCGAGCGGCGAGGACGGCGACAGCGTCGCCGGTGTCCTCACCAAGACGGACGTGCTGCGGGCGCTCACGTTCACCGAGGAGGACCGGATGGACGTCCAGATCACCAACGTCAAACTGCTCGACACCATCTCCCGCGAGGAGATCGTCGAGGGCATCACCGGCGTGGCGGACAAGTACCAGAAGATGCAGGTCCACCACGCCCACGTCCGTTTCCACGAACACAAGGAGAAACTCCGCGGAACGCCCCTGATCCAGTGTCAGATCCGCCTGCGGACCAACCACGGGCAGGTCGGCGGCTCCGGCGAGGGGTACGGCGCCGACCACGCCTTCCACGTCGCCGCCGACACGCTCGAACGCAACGTCCTCGAACTGAAGGGACTCCGCGCCGACGAGCAGTACCGCGGGCAGTTGCTCCGGAAACTGGGCGAGCTATAG